One genomic window of Coffea eugenioides isolate CCC68of chromosome 1, Ceug_1.0, whole genome shotgun sequence includes the following:
- the LOC113769281 gene encoding uncharacterized protein LOC113769281 yields MRFVQGLNVEIQEALVAAQINTFTEVLEKAQRIEIARAQVRNFHAKRRGAPGENQGSAQSDGNMPPPKAGRGAGGGRFTSTSRGGTPRGAQSGRGQGRGAPQGGQTSIPRVSYGYCGKSNHTEDNCWGKARKCLRCGSTEHQIANCPLISDAQSAGKSNPKPTNVGGIRSKVPAKVYSLDQQSVPEPSEVVEGTIPVFHRLAKILIDPGVTHSFVSPTFMLGIDVNAERLPYDLEVRTPTGNQSLLAKEVYRNCDIWVGERKLVVDLISLAIKGYDVILGMD; encoded by the coding sequence ATGAGGTTTGTGCAGGGCCTCAATGTAGAGATACAGGAGGCCTTGGTGGCGGCTCAGATTAACACttttacggaggttttggaaAAGGCCCAGAGAATAGAAATTGCCAGGGCACAAGTAAGGAATTTTCACGCAAAACGGAGAGGGGCGCCTGGTGAAAATCAAGGGTCGGCACAGAGTGATGGAAACATGCCACCCCCTAAAGCCGGTCGTGGAGCTGGAGGTGGAAGGTTTACGAGCACATCTAGAGGAGGTACTCCGAGGGGAGCCCAGAGTGGAAGGGGACAGGGGAGAGGTGCCCCACAGGGAGGCCAGACATCCATCCCCCGAGTATCGTATGGGTATTGTGGGAAATCGAACCATACCGAGGATAATTGTTGGGGAAAAGCTCGAAAATGTTTAAGGTGTGGAAGTACGGAGCACCAGATTGCTAATTGCCCACTAATCAGTGATGCTCAGTCGGCTGGCAAATCAAACCCTAAACCAACCAATGTAGGAGGGATCAGGTCAAAGGTGCCAGCCAAAGTGTATTCTTTGGACCAGCAATCGGTACCTGAACCATcggaggtagtggaaggtacgattcctgtcttCCATcgtttagccaaaattttgatagaccctggTGTAACCCATTCTTTTGTTAGCCCtacatttatgcttggaattgacgTAAATGCTGAAAGGCTaccatatgacttagaagtaagaacacctacgggtaatcaaTCTTTACTTGCCAAGGAAGTGTATAGAAACTGCGATATATGGGTTGGTGAGCGAAAATTAGTAGTTGACCTCATaagtctagccattaaggggtacgatgttatTCTAGGCATGGATTGA
- the LOC113769291 gene encoding uncharacterized protein LOC113769291 yields the protein MAIQQMTNILARLVEQQGQTPVNQPRDPEMGQDRALERFQKFSPPKFLGGPDPEVAERWLETMINIFTALNYTEDRQVQFAIFQFEGLARACWNVVRAKWEREGTAWTWLNFMLEFNEKYLPPIVQEKREDDFIKLR from the coding sequence ATGGCAATTCAACAGATGACTAATATCCTTGCTCGTTTAGTAGAACAACAGGGTCAAACCCCTGTGAATCAACCTAGGGATCCTGaaatggggcaagatagggccctagagagatttcaaaagttttcccctcCAAAGTTCCTGGGAGGGCCGGACCCTGAAGTGGCTGAGAGATGGCTAGAAACAATGATCAATATATTCACTGCTTTAAATTATACGGAGGATAGACAGGTGCAATTTGCtatctttcagtttgagggatTGGCCAGGGCATGTTGGAATGTAGTTAGGGCCAAATGGGAAAGAGAGGGAACCGCATGGACCTGGCTGAATTTCATGCtagagtttaacgagaaatatctCCCACCGATAGTCCAGGAGAAGAGGGAAGATGATTTCATTAAGCTTCGCTAA